The Aequorivita sublithincola DSM 14238 genome window below encodes:
- a CDS encoding 6-pyruvoyl trahydropterin synthase family protein: MSLTVYRKAHFNAAHRLFKKEWSDAKNLEIFGKCSNPNYHGHNYELEVGITGDIDPETGFLMDLKILRQIIEEEVETPFDHKNLNIEVPEFKSLNPTVEIIAVVIWNKIRTRIDSKYKISVKLYETPRNFVVYNGH, from the coding sequence ATGAGTTTGACCGTCTATAGAAAAGCACATTTCAATGCTGCACATCGTCTCTTCAAAAAGGAATGGAGCGATGCCAAAAATCTAGAAATTTTCGGCAAATGCAGCAACCCCAATTATCACGGTCATAATTATGAACTGGAAGTTGGTATTACAGGTGACATTGATCCCGAAACAGGTTTTTTAATGGATTTAAAAATCTTAAGACAAATTATTGAAGAAGAAGTGGAAACTCCTTTCGATCATAAAAATCTAAACATTGAAGTTCCAGAATTTAAAAGCCTAAACCCAACAGTAGAAATTATTGCAGTTGTAATTTGGAATAAAATAAGAACTCGCATAGATTCAAAATATAAAATTTCTGTAAAACTATACGAAACTCCTCGCAACTTTGTTGTCTACAACGGTCATTGA
- a CDS encoding type I phosphomannose isomerase catalytic subunit: MITISTLYPLKFEPILKEKVWGGNKLNTLFQKEAIGEIGESWEISGVNENVSVVSNGSLKGKSLNWLLEVYKHKLVGRKVYRHFGNTFPLLFKLIDACEDLSVQVHPDDFLAKKRHNSFGKTEMWYILDVEKEGRLILGFNEKMSQKKYLKALSENRITEILKSEPVKKGDAFILKPGTVHAIGAGVLLAEIQQTSDITYRIYDWERPDTNGQMRQLHTDLALDAIDFNSSKTKLEFSEEKNIPLTIGTTDFFSVNKLILSQNYIRNFEVKTSFTVYMCLEGTAIIETDNYSEEIIKGQTILIPAQLTEIKFNTNSASFLEVYIP; encoded by the coding sequence ATGATTACTATTTCAACTTTATATCCGCTAAAATTTGAGCCTATACTAAAAGAAAAAGTATGGGGCGGCAATAAGTTGAATACCCTTTTTCAAAAAGAAGCAATTGGTGAAATTGGGGAGAGTTGGGAGATTTCAGGCGTTAACGAAAATGTTTCCGTAGTTTCAAATGGATCATTAAAAGGAAAGTCTCTAAACTGGTTGTTGGAAGTTTATAAACACAAATTGGTTGGCAGAAAAGTATATCGACATTTTGGAAATACATTTCCGTTACTTTTCAAACTTATTGATGCTTGCGAAGACCTTTCTGTCCAAGTTCATCCAGATGATTTTTTGGCGAAGAAAAGGCACAATTCCTTCGGAAAAACTGAAATGTGGTACATTCTAGATGTTGAAAAAGAAGGAAGACTCATTCTCGGCTTTAATGAAAAGATGAGCCAAAAAAAATATTTGAAAGCGCTATCTGAAAATAGAATCACCGAAATTCTAAAATCTGAACCTGTAAAAAAAGGAGATGCTTTTATTCTGAAACCAGGAACAGTCCACGCCATTGGTGCAGGAGTTTTGTTGGCAGAAATTCAGCAAACTTCAGATATAACCTATCGAATTTACGATTGGGAGCGTCCAGACACCAACGGGCAAATGCGGCAATTGCACACCGATTTGGCTTTGGATGCAATAGATTTCAATTCTTCAAAAACTAAATTGGAGTTTTCAGAAGAAAAAAATATTCCTTTAACCATTGGAACCACAGATTTCTTTTCAGTAAATAAACTAATTCTTTCTCAAAACTACATTCGTAATTTTGAAGTAAAAACTTCGTTTACAGTTTATATGTGCTTGGAAGGCACCGCTATAATTGAAACCGACAACTATTCCGAAGAAATAATAAAGGGACAAACCATCTTGATTCCGGCCCAATTGACTGAAATAAAATTCAATACGAATTCTGCAAGCTTTTTAGAAGTGTACATTCCGTAA